Proteins from a genomic interval of Thunnus maccoyii chromosome 1, fThuMac1.1, whole genome shotgun sequence:
- the fgf19 gene encoding fibroblast growth factor 19 isoform X2, with amino-acid sequence MKPRLVTVSVANLFFAMGLVCMPLSDQGPHIDHGWGQVVRFRHLYAARPGLHLLISGDGQIHGSADQTQHSLLEIRPVDQGCVVIRGVAAAQFLCIEGDGRLYSSHTYSRDDCTFREQILPDGYNIYVSDRHGAMLSLGNHRQRLQGRDRGVPALAQFLPRISTLDQASSPALEVPNQPGQNTAQTEEPVDTVDSFGKLSQIIHSPSFHKR; translated from the exons GCTATGGGACTTGTTTGCATGCCTCTATCGGATCAGGGGCCCCACATCGACCACGGCTGGGGCCAGGTGGTCCGCTTCAGGCACCTGTACGCCGCCAGACCAGGACTGCACCTTCTGATCAGTGGGGATGGGCAGATCCACGGCTCTGCGGACCAAACTCAGCACA GCCTGCTGGAGATCCGTCCTGTGGATCAAGGCTGTGTTGTCATCAGAGGAGTAGCAGCCGCACAGTTTCTCTGCATAGAGGGCGATGGGAGACTGTACTCATCG CACACCTACAGCAGAGATGACTGCACCTTCAGGGAGCAGATCTTGCCAGACGGATACAACATCTACGTATCTGACAGACATGGAGCGATGCTCAGTCTGGGAAACCACCGGCAGAGGCTGCAGGGTCGAGACCGCGGCGTCCCAGCTCTGGCCCAGTTCCTCCCCAGGATCAGCACCCTGGATCAGGCCTCATCCCCAGCACTGGAGGTCCCAAACCAGCCAGGGCAGAACACAGCACAAACAGAAGAACCTGTGGATACCGTGGATTCCTTTGGAAAGCTCTCTCAAATCATTCACAGTCCCAGCTTCCACAAGAGATGA
- the fgf19 gene encoding fibroblast growth factor 19 isoform X1, which yields MKPRLVTVSVANLFFAMGLVCMPLSDQGPHIDHGWGQVVRFRHLYAARPGLHLLISGDGQIHGSADQTQHSLLEIRPVDQGCVVIRGVAAAQFLCIEGDGRLYSSVRISYDKHTYSRDDCTFREQILPDGYNIYVSDRHGAMLSLGNHRQRLQGRDRGVPALAQFLPRISTLDQASSPALEVPNQPGQNTAQTEEPVDTVDSFGKLSQIIHSPSFHKR from the exons GCTATGGGACTTGTTTGCATGCCTCTATCGGATCAGGGGCCCCACATCGACCACGGCTGGGGCCAGGTGGTCCGCTTCAGGCACCTGTACGCCGCCAGACCAGGACTGCACCTTCTGATCAGTGGGGATGGGCAGATCCACGGCTCTGCGGACCAAACTCAGCACA GCCTGCTGGAGATCCGTCCTGTGGATCAAGGCTGTGTTGTCATCAGAGGAGTAGCAGCCGCACAGTTTCTCTGCATAGAGGGCGATGGGAGACTGTACTCATCGGTAAGGATTTCATATGACAAG CACACCTACAGCAGAGATGACTGCACCTTCAGGGAGCAGATCTTGCCAGACGGATACAACATCTACGTATCTGACAGACATGGAGCGATGCTCAGTCTGGGAAACCACCGGCAGAGGCTGCAGGGTCGAGACCGCGGCGTCCCAGCTCTGGCCCAGTTCCTCCCCAGGATCAGCACCCTGGATCAGGCCTCATCCCCAGCACTGGAGGTCCCAAACCAGCCAGGGCAGAACACAGCACAAACAGAAGAACCTGTGGATACCGTGGATTCCTTTGGAAAGCTCTCTCAAATCATTCACAGTCCCAGCTTCCACAAGAGATGA
- the zgc:153993 gene encoding apoptosis regulator BAX: MADSRETEKQEGEQEPQGAVGGEDVIDDPIMEIGAVVLRGYVIERINTEDPVRHVSSEDLGGRPNEQQDPQIKEVVEQLLKIADELNKNAELQRLINQVQGNCAQDIFMKVARSIFADGINWGRVVALFHLAYRLIHRALTTNHLENIRLVISWVLQVIRERLYSWIVQQGGWEGVINGISRWRTVAIAASVVLVATFVYYRRTR; encoded by the exons ATGGCTGACAGCAGAGAAACGGAGAAACAAGAAGGAGAGCAGGAGCCTCAGGGTGCCGTGGGTGGGGAAG ATGTCATTGACGATCCCATCATGGAGATAGGAGCGGTGGTCCTCAGAGG GTACGTGATCGAGCGCATAAATACGGAGGACCCTGTTCGGCATGTCTCCTCTGAGGATCTGGGAGGAAGGCCAAATGAACAACAGGATCCACAAATCAAAGAAGTGGTGGAACAGCTGCTCAAGATTGCAGATGAGCTGAACAAGAACGCTGAGCTCCAACG ACTCATCAACCAGGTTCAGGGTAATTGTGCTCAGGACATCTTCATGAAGGTAGCCAGGAGCATCTTTGCTGACGGCATCAACTGGGGTCGAGTGGTGGCTCTCTTCCATCTGGCCTACAGACTCATACACAGG GCACTGACCACCAACCATCTAGAAAACATCAGACTAGTCATCAGCTGGGTTCTCCAGGTCATCAGAGAGAGGCTCTACTCCTGGATTGTTCAGCAGGGAGGCTGG GAAGGGGTGATCAATGGCATTTCTCGGTGGAGGACAGTAGCCATAGCAGCTTCAGTAGTATTGGTGGCAACCTTTGTTTACTACAGGAGGACACGCTGA